A part of Ptychodera flava strain L36383 chromosome 11, AS_Pfla_20210202, whole genome shotgun sequence genomic DNA contains:
- the LOC139143324 gene encoding sodium-coupled monocarboxylate transporter 1-like, producing the protein MSASGQVNAFGVVDYLVFSSMLAISALTGIYHAFAKGGQRTTSQFLVANREMNGIPIAMSLVVSFLSPITILGMPAETFANGAQYSLYVLCLFWVFPVVALILVPVFHGLKLTSAYEYMSLRFHFSLRIISSVLFIVQTSFYMAVTLIGPALALEAVLGFDVWKTVVITAVICTFYTTIGGMRAVIWTDVFQFFVIVGSFVTIIILGVIKAGGIVHVMEFNKDNGRLNFMETPFGVTTRLSAVALAVGGGMNTFPLYISQTAVQRYAASKTLRQAKLAVFLNMPFQLIMLPMVYFTGLVLYAFYNNYMTPLMPPLNNTLLNYTHETNFSSSLAGYYTPSQSTLSNFTLLSGNISAATIPDGVEARYVPDYSSADQIMVYFVSSQFGRIPGMQGLFVACIFAGTLSTMSSGLNALIAVTLQDMVRQWRKWVAKRTASEIYVNDARDTLISKVLTIAYGLLTLALAFVAQYMGPFVVISNTIFGTSGGPLLGVFSLGMFWKRSNACGALVGMIVGFVCGLWVSAGAIINKDALEIYKLSFMWYCTFSWLITVILGAIVSEIYRYFRPEIRDQEINPLLLATFLRPKNAVENVNESEEEETIKLEQMKIPNGHHALKEDEDYDDPHHDDAVAEKKTAQEYLL; encoded by the exons ATGTCGGCTTCAGGGCAAGTAAATGCGTTTGGTGTCGTCGACTACCTCGTATTTTCGTCCATGTTAGCGATCTCCGCTCTTACCGGCATATACCATGCGTTCGCGAAGGGAGGTCAACGAACTACGAGCCA GTTCCTTGTTGCGAATCGGGAAATGAACGGTATTCCAATTGCAATGTCATTAGTGGTGTCCTTTCTATCACCAATCACAATTCTGGGAATGCCTGCAGAGACCTTTGCCAATGGAGCCCAGTATTCCCTCTATGTCTTGTGTTTATTCTGGGTTTTTCCAGTGGTGGCACTTATCCTTGTTCCTGTCTTCCATGGTTTGAAGTTAACCAGTGCTTATGAG tACATGAGCCTGCGGTTTCATTTCAGTCTACGAATTATTTCATCAGTGTTATTTATTGTTCAAACATCGTTTTACATGGCAGTGACATTGATCGGTCCAGCACTAGCCCTTGAAGCAG tTCTTGGGTTCGATGTATGGAAAACAGTCGTCATCACAGCtgtaatttgcacattttataCAACAATT GGAGGTATGAGGGCAGTCATCTGGACAGACGTGTTTCAAttctttgtcattgttggttcttTTGTCACCATCATTATTCTGGGAGTAATCAAGGCTGGAGGTATCGTCCATGTGATGGAGTTCAACAAAGACAACGGAAGACTCAACTTCATGGA GACCCCATTTGGTGTGACAACTCGGCTGTCTGCTGTGGCACTGGCCGTTGGTGGCGGTATGAATACATTTCCGCTCTACATCAGTCAGACTGCAGTACAGAGATATGCTGCTTCCAAGACTCTGAGACAAGCCAAGTT AGCTGTGTTTTTGAATATGCCATTTCAGCTCATAATGTTGCCAATGGTGTACTTCACTGGTCTAGTTTTGTATGCATTCTACAATA ATTACATGACTCCACTGATGCCACCATTGAATAATACCCTATTGAATTATACACATGAAACCA atTTTAGCAGCAGCCTTGCTGGCTACTACACTCCGTCTCAGTCAactctttcaaattttactttGCTGTCTGGTA ATATTAGTGCGGCAACGATACCTGATGGTGTTGAAGCAAGATATGTTCCAGATTACTCATCAGCAGATCAA ATCATGGTTTATTTTGTAAGTTCACAATTTGGAAGGATACCGGGAATGCAGGGTCTCTTTGTTGCGTGTATCTTTGCCGGAACTTTGAG TACCATGTCGTCAGGGCTGAATGCGCTGATTGCTGTCACTCTTCAAGACATGGTCAGACAGTGGAGGAAGTGGGTAGCTAAAAGGACTGCTTCTGAGATCTATGTCAATGATGCCAGGGATACATTAATCTCAAAAGTTCTAA CAATTGCATATGGTTTATTGACACTGGCTTTGGCATTTGTTGCTCAGTACATGGGTCCCTTCGTTGTTATCAGTAATACAATCTTTGGAACATCTGGAGGTCCGTTACTAGGTGTGTTCTCGCTTGGTATGTTCTGGAAACGCTCCaatgcttg TGGTGCATTAGTTGGTATGATCGTTGGCTTTGTATGTGGTCTGTGGGTGAGTGCCGGTGCTATCATCAACAAAGATGCTCTGGAAATTTACAAG TTGTCTTTCATGTGGTACTGTACATTCTCCTGGTTGATCACTGTCATCCTTGGCGCCATAGTAAGTGAAATTTACAGATACTTCAGACCAGAAATAAGAGACCAAGAAATAAATCCACTTTTGTTGGCAACTttcctcag acCAAAAAATGCTGTTGAGAATGTTAATGAATCTGAAGAGGAAGAGACAATTAAACTTGAACAAATGAAAATTCCCAATGGTCATCATGCACTTAAAGAAGATGAAGATTATGATGATCCACATCACGATGACGCTGTAGCTGAAAAGAAGACGGCACAAGAATATCTACTCTAG